The Malus domestica chromosome 08, GDT2T_hap1 genomic interval aaaaataactaaaattaattgaaaagACAGTAACAAATTATTAAGTATACAATGAGGATACACCAAAATTAAGGGGTGGTGAGCAAAATTGCCcgctataaaaaataaaattttaacaaaatatttttaGTTCTATTTatttcaacgaaaaatcacattttcatACAAAAAGTCAATGCTATGATTATTCACTTTACACTCCTATATTTTGTgcttattaaaactcaaagtttcttTAGTTTTCTTAGAAAAACGCTAGTACATGAAAAGTCCCAATTCCCAGACGATCTGATCTTATTGCCCCGCAAATTTCAAATCGCGAAAGCAATTCGATCCTTCGCCCCCGCCGGAAAGCAGAAGCAAAATGCACGGACGACCTCGCAAGCCCGCGAAGCCGGAAGACGAATCGGCTTCTGCCGCCAGAGCCGAAGCGCTCCGAGCTCTCCAGTCGCAATTCTTCTCCAACCACCACAACAAGGTTTACACCGACGAAGCCCTACAGTTGAGCGGCAGACTCATCGAGCAAAACCCCGAGTTTTACACTGCTTGGAACTACAGAAAACTCGTCGTCCAGCAAAACCTCGATCGGTGCTCCGAGTCCGATCCCGACGCGCTCAAGTCCATCATTGACCAAGAACTCAGACTCGTATGCACGCATTTACTTATTCGATTGTGGAATGTCGAAAtcgtgttttgttttgttgagaTGAAGTTCGAATTCATTAAATTGTTGAATTGATTGGGGTTTGCTGTGTGTGTAGGTAGAAATTGCTCTGAGACAAAATTTTAAGTCCTACGGAGCTTGGCATCATCGAAAATGGGTGCTAAGCAAGGGGCATTCGGTTTTGGACCGCGAAATGAAGCTTCTCAAACAGTTCCAGCTGCTGGATCCCCGGAATTTTCATGCTTGGAACTACCGCAGGTACAAGTTAGTTACAACTCCTGTTTTAGGAATGAGGGGTCTGCTATTTCATATCTGCGTtggatgatattttttttatgttgctACATTTGCAGATTTGTAGCTGCATTGTTGAACCGATCGGACGAGGAAGAGTTGGAGTATACTAGGGAAATGGTAGAAAACAATTTCAGCAATTACTCGGCCTGGCATAATCGTAGGTACGGTACAGTGGGGTTTGGTTTTAGTTTTGAGCACTCTGATACTCTTTTGTCAACTAAAAGTTTAGATTGGATTGAAAACATTGTGAAACATGTGGTTTATTTTCCATTTGCAATTTTTGATATTATGAATGCTACTTGTTTTATTTAATTAGTGCATTTTAAACATTTCATGCATGCTGTATTGCGACAAGCAATCATACAGATGATACATGAGCAAGTCTTAAGCCCCGTTGTAGAAAGAATAAATGGTGTAATTGGTTACCAATCACTGCAAGACAAAATATagcagaaaaaaagaaaaaggaaatgtgGATTGAATATTGAAACAAATAATCTAAATATGGGAAGTATCTCTGTGTTACAGCTAACCCCTTTTCAGATTCACTTAGCGCATGTTTACTTAACAGATATTGGAGCAGGAAGGAATGGAAGAACTTAGAAATAGGGGAAGTAAGGAAAGTGATTCAGATCACCTAGACCTTCCTAGTTGATCCATTTTTTAGGTATTTGATTATGGATTGCAGAGAAGACTTGCAGTTAGTAACTGCAGGAAACTAAAGTAAAGATCCCCTTAGTTGAAGAGAAATACAGTCATTTGGTTACATTTCTCAATAATCTTtagataaatgttttgtttctcTCTCCTTGGTTATTTCCAAGAATGTGGAGAGAATGTATAAAGAAAATTTTACATATCTTTGTCACTAAttgctttttttcttctatatgTATATAAAAACGACTTTCTTTCCTCTGCTTATTTACAAGCCAAATGAATGTAGTAGTCTCTTCAAATGTTGAACTGAATATGCTGCCTGTTATATTCTGTCTCCAGGCTAagtcaaattgaaaagataatTGTGTAATTGCATCAAATAATTATATCTTCTTAAGGATTCTTTCCACTCTTCCCGAGTTGCACTATATCTACTCATTGGTtatattacaaaaaaattgcAACATTGCGaaaagctaaattttttattttatgttttatctcACGAAACATGTCTATTAACTGATTGAATATATTGGGAAAATTGCAGTGTACTCCTGTCTaatttgatgaagaaaaaggCTGAAGGGTTTTTCCCAAAAGCGAAGGTTCTGAACAATGAGTATGAACATGTACACGATGCTATTTTTACGGATCCAGATGATCAAAGTGGTTGGTTTTATTATACTTGGCTTCTTGATCAAACGGTGAAGACAGATGCTCCTCTTCTTGTTTCTTCTTGGCCGGCCCATGGATCTTCCGTAATTTTGTCGAGAAATAGGCACTCAAGTGACTGTTCTTCATCTCCATTTGATAGTTTCCGTTCTGATTCCGGAACAGTGCCACTGCTTATTTATTTCAATCAAGCAGTTGAAGGTGTAAATTCATCCAGTATAACCATTGAATCTTCATTTTGCACAAAAGATCTTATTTGGAAACCAGTCTTACAAAATAACTCCCAGCTCTCTCAAGTTTGGGTTACTCATATTAAATTTCCAAATGCAAAGTCTCATTCTTCAGAAGCGTATCAGCTGAAAGTTAGTGTTGGGCCGATTCAGGGTATCATTTCTGCAAGTGGCTTTGATTATAGTCATCCTACACAGTTTGCATTCAAAGTGTGTGTACGCCCTATTGAAACTGAACCAGCTGAAAAGCAGGGCGAGGACATAATTTTATGGACAGATGAAAATTTTCATGCGTTCCAAACACAATATCAGGAGCTACATGAAGTAGTTCCTGTTGATCAACAAAGTGTTAATGATGTACATGAGCCAACGGCTTCAAATTGGCGTGCAGAGACTATTGCTAAGGAAATAGCTCTCTTCCGAGAATTGGTGTCAGAGATAAATTGGTAGGCTTCTTATACTTTATGGGAACCTTTAAGGCTCGAAATTTCTAAAATCTTTTAATAATCCTCTTTTGATATTCCTTTTGCAGTAAAATTGGAAAGCTTACACTAGCAAGGCTATTAACAGCTCATGATGTTATCTTGTCTCCATGTACAAGCAAAATGTTCCACTCTGACGAAGTTCTTCAACTATATATCGACTTAATAAAGTTGGACCCATCACATTCTCAGTATTACAAAGATGAGCACAGCTTAGTATTCCTGCAGAAGGTAATTATCTCTTCTCCACCTCTTGTAGCAATTTATGATCCTTTATTCTATCAGTATGCCATTGCATGTGCATCTGGATTTGTATTCTTCTTCTGTGACTATCAGTGGCTGAAGGTCCTTACCTTTTTATGGATTACACCGACTCATAGATTCTAATTAAATAATCTAATTTCTTCAGCAAAAAAAGTTTATGTATATGGTAATGCCGCACATGTTTTGTCATTGCTTTTGACTGAGTACGACCAAATTGGGTACTATGGGATCCTGGCTGATAGAATGGATTACACTTATGCTCGATTGTTTAATTTATGACTGTTATATAAGTGGTCCCTTGCTGAGACTGGTCCAATATAATGTAGGTATTTGTTTATAGAAGCCTCATTTGAATTTTGGTAGGCAACTACTTTTGTGTTCTGGTGTTCATCAAATGAGAACTTCTTAGAACTTTCATTTACTTTAGGCTTCCCATTTTGAAGTTTTGCAGTTTGTTACATGTTTATAACTATTGCAGGTAACTTCCAATAGGGAGTCTCTGCTCAGGCATTGCTTTAGCCATAAAAACTTGGCTTCTTCGAGCATTGGTAATCATATATGCCTACGACTAAACAACTTATCATTATCGCGGATGGGGTCTGTTGAGAAATTACTGTGGGTCCGAATGCTGGACCTCAGCCATAATGAACTTCATTCAATTGAAGGTATGCTTCTTTTGCTCACGTTGTGCATCTTTTATGACTCTGTGGTGTCCACAtatttttattcaattatttTCCTCAGATTTATTTAAAAGTTGTATAGTTGGAGTTGCATATGTGGTTGACTCAATATGAGGAATTTGAACAGTCCTATTCATATATAAAGGGGTTGTCTTATGGTTTTCACCTCATCCGAAGGCACCTAAGCCCTAAGTCTCTAATTTAATGAGGCTTTGACTGTACATTATGCATCATTGTACtcaataaactttgtggttGATTGTTTCTCGTTAAAGAGGAAAATGTCTTACACTTGGGCCTTTGGACAGGATTGGAGGCCATGCAGCTTCTATCTCGCTTAAATCTGAGTAACAACAAGCTCGGCAGTTTTACTGCTCTGGGTCCTTTGAAACAGTTGAAGTTACTGCAAGTGTTGGATATCTCATACAATGAGATAGGTGCACACTCTATCGACACAACACGGTATCAATGTTCTACTCCTCTTTCTCATACAGAAGAAGCTAGTTGGAACAGTGAAGAAATTGGGACTGGGGGTGCCGGTGTGAAAGGTTATTGGGAAGCTTTTCTGATATTTAAAAGCATGAGCTTGACGCAGTTAGTCACTCTAGGAAATGCAATTCCTGGCGAAAACTTCAAGTCATTTGTGGTCATGTTTGTTCCTACACTCGAGTGGCTGGATGGCGATAAGTTGCATTGACCTTTAATTCTGTTTATTTTTACAGTTAGCAAAAGAGAACTACTTTGTTCGATACACTGGTCCTCAATACATGATACATTGTCCAGTTTTAACCCAGATTATTAACTTGTCGGTAGAGAATAGACTGCAGAATCTAAAAGTTTGAATGCAAGTTTTACATTGTCGTATATTCTGGTGAAAATGGGTGTGTTTTGATGAATGTGCATTCTTTTGCCTAGTTTTGACTGAAATTATTATCTTATCACAAGGGGAGGTCCGTTGCCGGACATGGAAGAAACCGATCGAATAAATGCTTCCCAGGATAGCATTGAAGTAGAAAACGGCGGTGGCTGCAGCGGCGACAAACATCGGAACTGTAGAGACCTTGAAAGGAAGAAATGGAGGAATTTAACTGGCAGGGCGACCAAGCCATCTTGTATTCTTCTCGCTGCAGTGTCGGATTGCAGAATAATATCACAACACTAAACAAATGTTTTCACTAAAACGCaactttttcattttaaaagGTTAacatgtttgttttattttattaaaaaaaaaaacgggagaaaaagatattttatttCAACGTTAAGAAAAGATGTACTGTTAAACTAAAAATTAGCCGACACATGAGGTAGACAACGATTGCGAAGATGATTTAGAACTCACCAAACATTGTGCAAGACTGACGCTGTTATGTTGTTCCTCAAAATGAATCGGAATCCCATGAAAGCAGGAGCTGAAAACAACACCTGCAAAAATACCTAATAAGGCATAAAGAtaaagggaagtgttattgacactccaaaaatttcattctacactctttacaagtgtatttttctttctaaatatagaacgTTTGAAGTGTAGAATAGgaattttggagtgccaataacaattcccaagaTAAATAGCCTTGTTCTTTTTGTTCGACTTGAAGCCATTCTCTCGCTCTCTAGATCCCTGTGGCTGCTAATTAGCTCAGAGGCAatcactctcctctctctctctctctctagatttctGTGGCTACATTTGAATTAGCTCAGAGGCACTCCTTTTGTGTAACAAGAGACTTGACGCCCCCAAGTCATGTATTCTCACTAGTTTGGCCCCAAGTCATGTATTTTCACTAGTTTGGCCTGCTGTCGAATTTCAAGCGTTTTTGTTATGACCGAAGTTATTACTGAGGTTTTATGCTTTATTACTGTGAGGAATTTGTTAATATGCCAGCTAGCATTTAAAAGTGTAGAGGCTGTATAAAAGGAGCGCAGCTCCCTCAAATGTATTAGatcaaaatttacaaaaagaaattaaacacaaaaatatttggagttgtgcttcttcttctctccttctctcttcttccatAGCTTTCTTGTGCTACTTACAGGTTGATTAAGGGAATTGAGAATTGGATCATATCAATGGTATCATCCTTCTCGAATCCTGGTTTCCCTCCTGTGCACACCCACCCGACCCGTCTTCCTACCATGGATGCACACCTCTCTGCTGCAATCGACTCATTTGAAGCTTCGATGCGTGCTGCGATCCGTGATGCGATCCGCGAAGCTATGGATTCTGCACTCACAGCCATTCACAAGGCTGTGAATCTTGTACTCGTCGAAATCCGCAATGACCTTGCTCAGTTACACCGTGACTTGGCTCTCGACGTTGCGGGAGATTCTGATCCAGCCTCGACGTGTTCTGAGGAAGCTGCATCGATCGAGGTCGGTCACCAAAAACCTCACAACGGAGACGGCAACCCACTCCGAATTTCGTCGACAATCCACGACCATTCCATTCCACCATTGCTCTCATCTTCACCGATGTTGCGAGCACTAGCAAATTCAACCGTCAAGCCACACTCGAACAAGTTTGCTGCATCTACAGTCTTGCTTCCGGAATCGAAGACGATGATCTCTGCTCCGCAGCTACTCCATAAGCACTTGTTCTCCGATAGTACGAAAACTAGACTTGAGGTAGTTCTTAATTTAAGTATCATTTCAGCAACTCCGAAGGCTAAGGTCCCTTCTCTTATGACTGATAACTATGGTGCATACGTAAAAGATAAATTTGGATGAGTTAATTGGTATCTTGTGGGTAAGTCTGTGAAGAAGGATCTGTGTGCATCGACCctgtttgatgaaatgtctAACAGACAGGGTGACGAAAATATGGGAAcactcttcaatttcatttaCTATCTCATACATCACCTGCAAAGGCTTATTCCTTGTCATATCACCTCCAATCTTAATAGTGCTTGTGCAAATCAGTTGACTATATATGAGCCATCCCTCTACGTCTATGTTGCATCTCAATCATTGTGGAGCAATCTGGATGCCTTGGTATATTTGAAGCTCTTGATATATGGTTATTTAGCTCTTTACTTGTTAGGGTCCTGCATCAATAACAGTATTATGAATACTCTTAGTGGAACAGTAATTGAATATAGTTGTGAATCATGTCCAAGGGTTCAGGTCATCCCTAACCAGTGGGTTGCATATGTGCAACTTCGCTAGCATGTTTCTCACAGATGTCGGTTTTCCTATCTGGAGCAGCTGATCTTGAAACTTAGTTTTGCTGCTAGTGCCATATGGATTAAACAAATGGTTAAAGAAATTTCTTATGAAGAAAAAGCTAATGTATCCCACGTTGAGATCAAGATGATTGAAAGCAAAGGCTTAGATGAAAAATATTCCCCTGTAGACATTGTGATGTTTCGATTAGCTAAAAGCACGGTTGGCATAAATCAAACTACACACTCTGTTGGTTTGGATGATATTGAGTTAGATGCCCAGGGTGATTTGAGTGGGCATCCTAGCAGCAAAGTACCCATAGAAGAAAACCTTGTTTAAGTACCTATTAACTTGGTTTATGATGCTGGTTTATTTTACTTGGGAAACACCTATTATATGAACTCCACCATACATTTTCTGCATTCTGTTCCAGAGTTGAAATCAGCTTTGATCAAGTATTCTCATTTTGAAAGAAATGATGGGGGGGATCAAACTTCTCATAGGCTGAATATTACAGCTTGTGCTTTAATTAGTGAATTGGATAAAGGTATCAAGGCTATGGCACCTGTGCAATTTTGGATGGTATTGCTCAACAAGTACCCTCATTTTGGTCAGCAATATAACAATATCTTCATGCAACAGGATGTGAAAGAATGTTGGTCACAACTTTTATACACCCTTTCTCATTCTCTACGATAGTCAGGTTCTAGTGAAAGTCCAAACTCTGTTAAAGCCCTTTTCGGCATTGAACTTGTTAGCATGGTGTATTGCATAGAAAGTGGGGAAAATGGCTCAGGGTTAGTTCAATCTTTTGAGGGCCACATATCACATGAAGTGAAACATTTACAATGTCCATATTCTTGTGAATTTTTGCTTGAGTCAATTATGGCTTGCACTTTAACGAAGCTTGTTTTGAGATTGGAGGAGATTTAGCCTTCAAAGGTTGAAGTGAACAAGGTTGAACTTATAGAAATAGATTGGACCTTCAAATTTGATAAGAAAATCATGCCAAAAAAGGGTAGCGGTCATGTTGTGCTAATTGTTCAGAGACATCACTTTGCTTCCTACTTGGAAAGGGAATGGCAGTGCTTAACCTATGATATTCAAGTAGCAAATGTGTTGATTGGAGCTTATGATAAAACATGGACCATGACTACAAACCAGATGGCAGTGGCAAAACTTGTAGCTTGGAGTCCTAGGCCTATTATACTACTGAAGTTTAGGGTGGATGGAATTATATGCAATCCACATGATGGTGAAATTCTTAACTAGCCAACTAGTCAAATGGATGCTAATCTTCAAATGATCGCAAAGGTAGCTACTTTCTACAATAATCCTAGCATTAAACAAGCAGAAAAGAAGTATGTTGCCCATGGAATGCCTACTGAGGCAGCTCCAAAGTTTTTAGTTGAGAAGATGGTCGTCCTTTCTGAAGAGTCCAAGGGTGTGGAATCATCAAATGGAAGGGATTTTTTTGGTTGTTGCCATAAGTGGAGTGAATTTGAACGCCGAATTGCAACCCTTGAGTTTGATCGCGATAAGAAATCCACGGGTGTAATTGTCAACTCTGTTTTAGGGGAGGAGTCATTGCTAGTGAAGGGTGTTGTAGAGAATTTGCTTGAGAAAAGCACTAAGGTTCAGTTGCTTGATGGCACTGTTGTACCACTGGATGATAGCTCAAGGAACTATATCGTGCAAGCCCTTCATGAGATGTCAACTAGTGCTTTGAAACCACTAAATGATTCACCTGTTTTGAAACTTGCTGATACTGGGATTGCAATGGGCATATCTAGAATTGAGAACATGACCATCACAAGGGAACGTGTTGCTGCTTTCAAACAAGTTCCCAcatccaaattttttagccttgTGGACAAGGCTAATTTTCAAGGGGGAAGTATTGTTATGACCGAAGTTATTATTGAGGTTTTATGCTTTATTACTGTGAGGAATTTGTTAATATGCCAGCTGACGTTTAAAAGTATAGAGGCTGTATAAAAGGAGTGCAGCTCCCTCAAATGTATCAAATCAGaatttacaaaaagaaattaaacacaaaaataattgGAGCTTTGCTCCTTCTCTCCTTCCCTCTTCTTCCGTAGCTTTCTTGTGCTACTTGCAAGTTATTGAGAATTGGATCGTATcagttttatttgtttatttgaatTTGGAGGTAATTATATTTCTTCTCTGTCATGCATGGCGCCCAAGTTCTCCAAACCCTCTAAATATGGGTTGTTTGTAATAGTTTAGCATAATTTAGGTaactttgatttttaatttatttagattaatttggttgtaatttaGGTAACTTAATTTGGGGGATTgttaaatttttgttaattaattcgAACCATCTCTGCAATTAACTCATTTATTATAGGAATGCAGTTTTTGAATTGTAGTTAGGGTTGAATACCTACTATAATGGCAAGTGGCTTTTTACCACAGTGATGGAAAAGAGTTGAGCTTTGCATGACAGCGTGGGTTCGAGTCCTGtcggtgactaatctaacatctaatctaacaaaatgtatcgtttgacaaaaaaaaaaaaaataaataaataaataatacctaCTATAATGGGCCAACAATACCCATATATAGAATATAATATACCATATACACTTTTAGTAATTAAGTAATCATATTTCTAGAGTCACATTTTTTAGAAAGTTGTAGAGAAAATTGCCCCACAACATTTTTTGAGCTTGATTGAGTTCGCTACAAGAACTTGAAATGCATAAATGTTTGACTACCAGAATGATCCTTCCCCGAATAAGAGACCCTTGACAACGCTTTCAGTTTTTAAAATGGGCATGGATCCCCCATCAAGAGTATTTTGCACACAATTGGGTTGCATCGCATTCTAAAGGAGGATGTGTCCGGGACctcccacaatttttttttttttttgaggagtTGCAGTATGTACCCTTACCACTAAACTAGTTGCTGTGGTTTTAATTTGTCATTTACTTTAGTTCTTTATTTACTTTTCAGGCGTTAGAGCATTATATAGAGATATATTGTAATTGTATATTGAtattagacattaaaattttAGTAATCGATATTAATCGATTTATAAACTATAAAGATAGGTTCACCAATTACAAATTTAACTAAAGGTCCTTAACATAGGTTCGTTAACATTATTAACCACATCAAATGAGTTTGAAAATCAtcacaaatatatatagaaaTGATAGGTTGATTAACATTGTAAACCACATGGATAGGTCTGATAAATCATCAAGTTTGTTGCTACAACTCGAGTCCCTGGATGGCGATAAGTTGCATTGACCAGTGATTCTGTATATTTTTACAGTTTCGATGAGGATGTTAGGGATCCTCACATCCTATCTGTACATCGTACGGCCTGCTTTCGTTAggtactgtttgtatttaattttaaataataaaaaatttaaaaaggttTCTAACCACACGATGTACACTGAACGGAAGTTTTACCCCAGATTATTAACTCGTCCGTAGAAAATAGACTGCAGaataaaaaaagtttgaaagTTTTCCGTTGTCGTATTTTCTGGTGAAAGTGGGTGTTTTGATAAATATGTACTGTATGGAGTGACATTTACTTTCCAGTCACGGTAGTTTACATGCCAAAACAACAGAGGGGAAAACAACAACGCATTGTTTTGCcaagttttgaattaaattATTATCTTATTACATAGAGAGGTCCATCGTCGGACATGGAAGAAACCGATCGAGTAAATGCTACCCAGAATAGCATTGAAGTAGAAAACGGCGGTGGCTGCAGCGCGGACAAATGACGGAACTGTAGAGACCTTGAAAGGAAGAAATGGAGGAATTTAACTGGCAGGGCGATCAAGCCATCTTGTATTCTTCTTGCTACGGTGTCTTGTATTTGGACTGCACAGTCAGATTGCGGAATAATATTAGAACACTAAATAAACGTTGAGAAGAGATGTATCACTAGACCAAGAATTTGTTGCGATAAATAACTTAGAACTCACCAAAACCTTGTGTAAGATGGGCACTGTTAAGTTGTTCCTCAAAATTCATTGGAAAGCAGGAGCTGAAAACAACACCTGCAAACATCCCTAATAAGGCACAAAGATAAACAGCcttgttctttttctttgacTCTGAtgccattctctctctctctggctgCTTCTAAATGAGCTCagtggctctctctctctctctctctctctctctctctctagatttctGTGGCTGCATTTAAATTAGTTCAGAGGCACTACTTTTATATAACAAAAGACTTGACGCCCAAGTCATGAATTTCACTAATTTGGCCTGGTGTCGAATTTCaagtgttttatttcttttctgtttGGGATTTAATATCTTTGATAATTTTGGTAGCtaagattttatttatttatttaaatttggaTGGTTCGCAATTATATTTCTTCAGGTATGCTTGGCGCCCAAGTTTTATAAACCCTCTAAATATGGATTCTTTGTAATAGTTTAGGATCAGTTAGGAAACttagatttttaatttatttaaatttggttgtagttatatttcttttctatcAAGTATGGTTGGTGCCCGAGTTCTCTAAACCCACTAAATTTGGGTTCTTTGATAATAGTTTCATTTATTTGGTTTCTATTTTTAATACATTTATTGTATCAGGTTCCTTTAATATAAACCTACCTCCAGTTTTTTATTGTTGCACCGAAGAAGATTGTCAAATTTGTAGGGGTACGCAAATCGATAAACGTTAATGTGAGATCAGAGTTAATTAATTCAGAATTATCTCCGTTATTAACTCATGTATTGTATGGATTTAAATTTTCCATTGTAGTTAGTGTAGGATTCCCATTATAATTGTGTAGATTTGTTTGTATGCATTATATAGAGATATAttgttgttgaccctaaaaactagcCTACGTGTCGCACATACCGAATAGTtgatgagctaactacgtccttatGGTAACTGTAGGCATGCCAACTCAACGACTGGACTCGGTCGGTGAGTAGATTGAATGTAATGGAGGTGTCAAACACGCTGTTGACTTATGTTATCCAAGTAATcacggccgaggaaggaacttgTCTCAGCCTTTGAGTTTTAGAGCCTAAGGGCAAGGCTACTAGTCACTGCGAAGTTCAGCATCGTCAGCACCTACTTCGATTGTTTCAATTATATTTGTGAAAACATAAGTGCACCGAATTGGGATGAAATTATATGAACACAAATACTTAGAAGAGATAAGTGTCTTGATTGTAATTGTGTTTCGGCactcagaatgccgaactctgaaATTAATGCACTTGAGAATATCCATTCATAAAAAAGGCTCGGTTTTCAATGTGTCAAACACTGTAATCTGGTAACACCCAAACTTGCCAAGAGGCTAAGAGATGACGTCTTCCAACAATGACTCAAGGACTCCTTGTTAAcagagacttggataaataaccaacTGAATTCGAAGTAGTGTTGTTACtccaaattgaaggtgctcATCAGTCGCTTGATTCTACGACTCCAGTGTTGTTAATTGATGAGTCgattttatactatatattattCCCTagtcttagtatattttggttatcattttggtgagattttgatGCTTTGCTATGTGTTTTTAATGTAGGACATGTGAACTTGTTTGGAGCATAAAGTAATCAAACGGTGGAATTTTTGAGTGAATCCAATTGGAGCAGGTTCGTGAATCTGTCAAGAAGGTTGTGTCAAAATTTCATACTTTTATCCCGAAGTATCTGATCGTGGTGAATTAATTTATACCTAGCGTGCAGTGCTGGCAGATTGGGCTGCATAGCTTATTTGTGATTTTTGGGCTCGAAGATGATGGATTCTGGATTTGGGCTCTTCTTGGAACTTGAAGAGGAGGTCCTAATCTTTAATTTGAGTCATTTTAGACCTGTTTTGGAGCCATGAAGGTCCAGAAACGCAGCTATTTCTTTGCTGGGCAGATTTCCTAGTCA includes:
- the LOC103441676 gene encoding geranylgeranyl transferase type-2 subunit alpha 1-like gives rise to the protein MHGRPRKPAKPEDESASAARAEALRALQSQFFSNHHNKVYTDEALQLSGRLIEQNPEFYTAWNYRKLVVQQNLDRCSESDPDALKSIIDQELRLVEIALRQNFKSYGAWHHRKWVLSKGHSVLDREMKLLKQFQLLDPRNFHAWNYRRFVAALLNRSDEEELEYTREMVENNFSNYSAWHNRSVLLSNLMKKKAEGFFPKAKVLNNEYEHVHDAIFTDPDDQSGWFYYTWLLDQTVKTDAPLLVSSWPAHGSSVILSRNRHSSDCSSSPFDSFRSDSGTVPLLIYFNQAVEGVNSSSITIESSFCTKDLIWKPVLQNNSQLSQVWVTHIKFPNAKSHSSEAYQLKVSVGPIQGIISASGFDYSHPTQFAFKVCVRPIETEPAEKQGEDIILWTDENFHAFQTQYQELHEVVPVDQQSVNDVHEPTASNWRAETIAKEIALFRELVSEINCKIGKLTLARLLTAHDVILSPCTSKMFHSDEVLQLYIDLIKLDPSHSQYYKDEHSLVFLQKVTSNRESLLRHCFSHKNLASSSIGNHICLRLNNLSLSRMGSVEKLLWVRMLDLSHNELHSIEGLEAMQLLSRLNLSNNKLGSFTALGPLKQLKLLQVLDISYNEIGAHSIDTTRYQCSTPLSHTEEASWNSEEIGTGGAGVKGYWEAFLIFKSMSLTQLVTLGNAIPGENFKSFVVMFVPTLEWLDGDKLH